Proteins encoded by one window of Carassius auratus strain Wakin chromosome 8, ASM336829v1, whole genome shotgun sequence:
- the LOC113106813 gene encoding P2X purinoceptor 7-like translates to MKETDLKGCIYNRYKNPYCPIFRLGDIVSEAKEKFSEIAVEGGVIGIQINWDCDLNHIFHSCLPKYSFRRLDEKESNRTLYPGLNFRFARYSIVNGEQQRTLFKMYGIRFDVMVFGKAGKFSIIQLIIYIGSTLSYYALTTMFLDWLIGTGCYSKEAKQNYTERKFEVIQDQEEVNTP, encoded by the exons ATGAAAGAAACGGACCTTAAAGGTTGCATTTATAATCGCTACAAAAATCCATACTGCCCCATTTTCCGTTTGGGAGACATCGTAAGTGAGGCCAAGGAGAAATTTTCAGAGATAGCAGTGGAG GGTGGTGTGATCGGGATCCAGATCAACTGGGACTGTGACCTGAACCACATCTTTCACAGCTGTCTGCCCAAATACTCATTCCGCCGCTTGGACGAAAAAGAAAGCAACCGAACCTTGTACCCTGGGCTCAATTTCAG GTTTGCAAGATACTCTATTGTGAATGGTGAGCAGCAGCGAACGCTCTTTAAAATGTATGGGATTAGGTTTGATGTGATGGTGTTTGGGAAG GCTGGAAAGTTCAGCATCATTCAGCTAATCATCTACATTGGATCTACGCTCTCATATTATGCTCTT ACAACAATGTTCCTGGACTGGCTTATTGGGACCGGCTGTTACTCCAAAGAGGCAAAACAGAACTACACTGAGAGGAAGTTTGAGGTCATACAGGACCAAGAAGAGGTCAACACACCTTAG